A single Mytilus trossulus isolate FHL-02 chromosome 12, PNRI_Mtr1.1.1.hap1, whole genome shotgun sequence DNA region contains:
- the LOC134693890 gene encoding uncharacterized protein LOC134693890, protein MEKLLLVFSLAVIIGQAYSCCMPQKLEGKIGMSIGLKNNGTPLALTAFYDKWAMDTSIGKGYLSGTLYYGQYPVQQEVFQDYNQGKQYELSYGRCTVSPLLFDIKPIGGKLCMPPSAKMMTSYKGLLNDTVDFDMYLIQFPGGQMTMSLTTKDCAPLSENILTPEGVFSLGFMGLTEGITDPSVFEMPQACQDLQPSRRKREVRNVPFVPSI, encoded by the exons ATGGAGAAATTGTTACTTGTTTTTAGTCTTGCAGTTATTATTGGCCAAGCGTATTCGTGTTGTATGCCACAAAAGCTGGAGGGAAAAATTGGGATGTCAATTGGATTGAAAAATAATGGAACTCCGTTGGCACTCACG GCATTTTATGACAAGTGGGCAATGGATACTTCTATAGGAAAAGGCTACCTTTCTGGAACACTCTACTACGGGCAATATCCAGTTCAACAAGAGGTTTTTCAGGATTACAATCAG GGAAAACAATATGAGCTTTCATATGGAAGGTGCACTGTCAGCCCATTACTATTTGACATTAAACCCATAGGAGGAAAGTTGTGTATGCCTC CTTCTGCTAAAATGATGACGAGCTATAAAGGTTTACTAAATGACACGGTTGATTTTGACATGTATCTGATTCAATTTCCTGGTGGCCAAATGACCATGTCATTGACGACAAAAGACTGCGCCCCATTATCTGAAAATATCCTTACACCAGAAGGTGTCTTTAGCTTGGGTTTTATGGGACTCACAGAAGGCATTACAGACCCCTCAGTTTTCGAAATGCCTCAGGCTTGTCAAGATCTTCAGCCATCGAGGAGAAAAAGA GAAGTAAGAAATGTGCCATTCGTTCCTTCTATCTGA